In Xiphophorus hellerii mitochondrion, complete genome, the DNA window TCTTAGTGCTCCCACTACACCACTTCCTAGTAAAGTCAGCTAAACAAGCTTTCAGGCCCATACCCCGAACATGATGGTTAAAATCCCTCCTTTACTAATGGCCCCCTTTGTTTACTCCACCCTTATCATTAGTCTTGGCCTCGGAACAACCATAACCTTCGCCAGCACCCACTGATACCTCGCTTGAATGGGCATTGAAATCAATACACTAGCCATCATTCCCCTAATAACCCAAAACCACAACCCTCGAGCAATTGAAGCCACAACCAAATACTTTTTTGCGCAGGCCACCGCCTCAGCAACACTGCTATTCGCTGCCGTCTCAAATGCATTCTTGACGGGAGGGTGGGACATTCTTCAAACCAACCACCCCCTAACTTCCACGCTCGCCACCCTGGCCCTAGCTATAAAAATCGGTCTTGCCCCCCTTCACAGCTGAATGCCGGAAGTAATACAAGGCTTAAGCCTGCTCACCGGCCTAGTCCTCTCCACTTGACAAAAGCTTGCCCCCCTTTGCCTCATCTACCAAATCCAGCCAGACAGCCCAAATGTTTTCATTACCCTGGGCCTCTTATCTGTGGTCGTGGGCGGCTGAGGGGGTTTTAACCAGGTTCAACTCCGAAAAATTCTTGCATACTCATCAATTGCCCATCTGGGATGAATAATCCTCATTCTCCCATTCTCAACCCCCCTCGCCTTACTTGCCCTTTTTACCTACCTAATAATGACCTTTTCACTTTTCTCCTCCTTCATATTAGTTCGCACCACACATATTAACTCTTTATCCACCTCCTGAGCCAAAATCCCAGCTCTTACTGCTTCCGTCCCCCTCATCCTCTTATCCCTGGGAGGCCTGCCACCCCTAACAGGGTTCTTACCAAAATGACTTATCCTCCAAGAGTTAACTAAACATGACCTGACCCCAATTGCCACTCTCGCTGCCCTTTCATCCCTCTTCAGCCTTTATTTTTACCTCCGACTATCGTACACAATGACACTTACCA includes these proteins:
- the ND2 gene encoding NADH dehydrogenase subunit 2 (TAA stop codon is completed by the addition of 3' A residues to the mRNA), coding for MAPFVYSTLIISLGLGTTMTFASTHWYLAWMGIEINTLAIIPLMTQNHNPRAIEATTKYFFAQATASATLLFAAVSNAFLTGGWDILQTNHPLTSTLATLALAMKIGLAPLHSWMPEVMQGLSLLTGLVLSTWQKLAPLCLIYQIQPDSPNVFITLGLLSVVVGGWGGFNQVQLRKILAYSSIAHLGWMILILPFSTPLALLALFTYLMMTFSLFSSFMLVRTTHINSLSTSWAKIPALTASVPLILLSLGGLPPLTGFLPKWLILQELTKHDLTPIATLAALSSLFSLYFYLRLSYTMTLTMPPNNPAGTLPWRLSPQHNTLPPALTTAATIYLLPITPAILALFTF